In Bacteroidota bacterium, a single genomic region encodes these proteins:
- a CDS encoding ABC transporter ATP-binding protein, with product MKNSLFSIQDFKCGYDKKFHIQNINFDLPKGCFAGIIGPNGSGKTTLFRGISGELVTLSGKISIEGNILKKMGFKEKARNIAVVSQNIESVQISVEDYVLMGRIPYQGRFHFFDSEYDIEVAHKYMKLTGIFQHKDKIMAQMSGGEQQLAAIARALTQEPNLLLLDEPTSHLDITHQVQVLNLIQRLNKNLGLTVLMNIHDLNLAGEYCDYLVLIKNGEIQVKGSPEEVIRYDILEEVYETVVITRTNPISKKPVVFLVSEKVLNEKSVSNESLGEKI from the coding sequence ATGAAGAACAGTCTTTTTTCAATACAGGATTTTAAATGTGGATATGATAAAAAATTCCATATTCAAAATATCAACTTTGATTTACCCAAAGGATGTTTTGCAGGGATCATTGGCCCAAATGGTTCAGGTAAAACTACGCTCTTCAGAGGGATTAGTGGCGAACTTGTAACGCTTTCAGGCAAAATCTCAATCGAAGGAAACATCTTAAAAAAGATGGGATTTAAAGAAAAAGCCAGAAATATTGCCGTCGTAAGTCAAAATATTGAATCGGTTCAGATCAGTGTTGAAGATTATGTGCTGATGGGCAGAATCCCTTACCAGGGCCGTTTTCACTTTTTCGACTCGGAATATGATATTGAAGTAGCTCATAAATACATGAAACTGACGGGTATCTTTCAGCATAAAGATAAGATCATGGCTCAAATGAGTGGGGGAGAACAACAACTGGCAGCCATTGCTCGCGCCCTTACTCAGGAACCAAACCTGCTTCTGCTCGATGAACCGACTTCTCATCTGGATATTACACATCAGGTACAGGTGCTCAATTTGATTCAAAGGCTTAATAAAAACCTTGGTTTGACCGTGTTAATGAATATCCATGATTTAAACCTGGCAGGCGAATACTGTGATTATCTGGTATTGATAAAAAATGGAGAAATTCAGGTGAAAGGTAGCCCCGAAGAAGTGATCCGCTATGATATTTTGGAAGAGGTTTATGAAACCGTTGTTATTACCCGAACCAATCCCATATCTAAAAAACCCGTGGTATTTCTGGTATCAGAAAAGGTATTAAATGAAAAATCAGTATCAAATGAGTCATTAGGAGAAAAGATATAA
- a CDS encoding iron ABC transporter permease, with the protein MKYSRWLIYIIILLIGLILAIGLSLSIGELNFSIWEIPGILKHGEGSMEYSILKNIRIPRVWMGLSVGGALSLSGVILQGIYRNPLVEPYTLGISGGAALGVSFAIVFGLHFLLGALMLPLFGFIGAFISIVLVYFVSMRHGKLKIQSMLLIGVMISFISSSAMMLLMAITTTENLHGIVFWMMGSLDEPNHSLIRLTIWISLFGLFASYFFVQPLNALRLGQEKARHLGINTEMSIRLLFIIASLMAGVSVAVAGVIGFVGLVIPHIMRILVGSDFRILLVSSFLGGSIFLILCDTLSRVLISPNELPIGVITGIVGGITFVIILSRTSLKFNKSQ; encoded by the coding sequence ATGAAATACTCGCGTTGGCTCATATACATAATCATTTTGTTGATAGGCCTGATATTGGCAATAGGATTATCATTGAGTATTGGTGAACTCAACTTTTCAATATGGGAAATTCCCGGTATTTTAAAGCATGGTGAAGGTAGCATGGAATACTCCATTCTGAAAAACATCCGGATTCCCAGGGTTTGGATGGGGCTATCAGTTGGTGGAGCTTTGAGTTTGTCAGGGGTTATTTTGCAAGGGATTTATCGGAATCCATTGGTTGAACCGTATACGTTAGGCATTTCCGGCGGTGCAGCTTTAGGAGTTTCATTCGCCATCGTATTTGGACTTCACTTTTTGTTGGGTGCATTAATGCTTCCGCTTTTTGGTTTTATCGGAGCCTTTATTTCAATCGTACTGGTTTATTTTGTCAGCATGCGGCATGGAAAACTGAAGATTCAAAGCATGTTGCTGATTGGTGTAATGATCAGTTTTATTTCATCGTCGGCTATGATGCTATTGATGGCCATCACTACCACCGAAAATCTTCATGGAATTGTTTTTTGGATGATGGGATCTCTGGATGAGCCTAATCATTCATTAATTCGTTTGACCATTTGGATTTCTCTTTTTGGCCTGTTTGCATCTTACTTTTTCGTTCAACCACTGAACGCTTTGCGATTAGGTCAGGAGAAAGCAAGGCACTTAGGTATAAATACTGAAATGAGTATTCGTTTATTATTTATCATTGCCTCTCTTATGGCAGGAGTGAGTGTAGCTGTGGCAGGCGTCATTGGATTTGTTGGATTGGTTATCCCTCACATCATGCGCATTTTGGTAGGTTCCGATTTTAGAATTTTGTTGGTGTCATCCTTTTTAGGAGGGAGTATTTTTCTGATCTTATGCGATACTTTATCAAGGGTGCTGATTTCACCAAACGAATTACCCATTGGAGTTATCACCGGAATTGTTGGAGGAATTACCTTTGTGATCATCCTAAGTCGTACTTCCCTGAAATTTAATAAATCCCAGTGA
- a CDS encoding cob(I)yrinic acid a,c-diamide adenosyltransferase, producing the protein MNKLGFVHIYTGDGKGKTTAAVGLACRALGHGLRVLYVHYHKNPEKYGYTEIASLRKLGADILAFAKDHPFCEAGINLDELKTQISNSFNEINSILKNKNYDLLIMDEVLICVRDSFLDEKILLDFVKNKPPSLELVLTGRGATQNLMDLSDYVNFIKKIKHPYDQGAKGRIGIEF; encoded by the coding sequence ATGAATAAGCTGGGTTTTGTTCATATTTATACAGGTGATGGAAAAGGAAAGACCACAGCAGCGGTTGGACTGGCATGCAGAGCGTTGGGGCATGGATTAAGGGTTTTATACGTCCATTATCACAAAAATCCTGAGAAGTACGGATACACTGAGATCGCTAGTTTAAGGAAGTTGGGGGCCGATATTCTTGCTTTTGCTAAAGATCATCCATTCTGCGAAGCAGGGATTAATCTAGACGAATTAAAAACCCAAATAAGCAACAGTTTTAATGAAATCAATTCCATTCTGAAAAACAAAAATTATGATTTACTGATCATGGATGAAGTGCTGATTTGTGTGAGGGATTCATTTTTAGACGAAAAAATACTGTTAGATTTTGTGAAGAATAAACCGCCATCACTTGAATTGGTTCTTACCGGTAGGGGAGCCACTCAAAACTTAATGGATTTATCAGATTATGTTAACTTTATAAAGAAGATAAAACACCCTTACGATCAGGGAGCGAAAGGTAGGATCGGAATTGAATTTTAA
- a CDS encoding ABC transporter substrate-binding protein, protein MIKSVKNYFLLGLLTVLLTTPLYSQNKPRIISLAPSLTHDLILLGIQDQIVGITNYCENNTAKSIPLIASAIDVNIERVVSLKPDLVIATSLTNPEVQQSLKNFGIRMVYFPLPKSFDEINEQFLELGKLLDREAVAEKIIDREKAKVEALKKMIPQVSHPKIFVQIGIKPLFCVIPDTFLDDYITYAGGLNATDDLKNGSISRESVLLRNPDVIVLFTMGNIGEEEKKNWMNYTSVNAVKNKQIFIVDSDIACSPTPDHFTQTLEIFINFLYKNIKNE, encoded by the coding sequence ATGATAAAATCTGTTAAAAATTATTTCTTACTTGGATTGCTGACAGTTCTGTTAACAACTCCGCTTTATTCGCAAAATAAACCGCGTATTATTTCATTGGCACCTTCGCTAACGCACGATTTAATTTTGCTGGGAATTCAGGATCAGATTGTCGGGATCACCAATTATTGTGAAAATAATACAGCTAAAAGCATCCCTTTAATAGCATCTGCTATTGATGTAAATATCGAACGGGTAGTGAGTTTAAAACCTGATTTGGTAATTGCCACTTCATTAACGAATCCGGAAGTGCAACAATCACTTAAAAATTTCGGAATTAGAATGGTGTACTTTCCGCTTCCAAAGTCTTTTGATGAAATTAATGAGCAATTTCTTGAACTTGGAAAATTGCTGGATAGAGAAGCCGTGGCAGAGAAAATAATTGATCGGGAGAAAGCAAAAGTTGAAGCCCTGAAAAAAATGATCCCCCAGGTTAGCCATCCTAAAATTTTTGTACAAATCGGTATTAAACCATTATTTTGTGTAATTCCGGATACATTTTTAGATGATTATATCACTTATGCTGGCGGGCTGAATGCTACTGATGATCTGAAAAATGGAAGTATATCCAGAGAAAGCGTACTGTTGAGAAATCCTGATGTGATTGTTTTATTTACAATGGGCAATATTGGAGAAGAAGAAAAGAAAAACTGGATGAATTATACCTCTGTCAATGCAGTTAAAAACAAGCAGATTTTTATCGTTGATTCAGATATTGCCTGCAGTCCAACCCCCGATCATTTTACTCAAACCTTGGAAATCTTCATAAATTTCCTTTATAAAAATATCAAAAATGAATAA
- a CDS encoding co-chaperone GroES family protein, which yields MKSNTRKKIDNLIVVGDRLLIKPKTLSNKTKSGLFLPPGYTEREEIQTGYIIKCGPGYPIPMSSDADEPWKAGEDQVKYIPLQAKEGDLAIFMQKGAIEIVYDGDKYFIVPQQSILLLERDEGLFDS from the coding sequence ATGAAATCAAATACACGAAAAAAAATTGACAATTTAATCGTAGTGGGTGATCGCCTTTTAATAAAGCCCAAAACACTCAGTAATAAAACAAAAAGTGGCTTGTTTTTACCCCCGGGTTATACCGAAAGGGAGGAGATTCAAACCGGTTACATCATTAAATGTGGACCCGGATATCCTATCCCTATGTCATCAGATGCTGATGAACCATGGAAGGCCGGGGAAGATCAGGTGAAATATATTCCTTTGCAGGCGAAGGAAGGCGATTTGGCCATCTTTATGCAAAAAGGTGCGATTGAAATTGTTTATGATGGTGATAAATATTTTATAGTTCCTCAACAATCAATCTTATTGCTTGAAAGAGATGAGGGCCTATTCGATTCGTGA
- the mutL gene encoding DNA mismatch repair endonuclease MutL gives MSDIIRLLPDAVANQIAAGEVIQRPASAVKELLENAIDSGASVIKLIVKDAGKALIQVIDNGCGMSVTDARMAFERHATSKIKTADDLFAIRTMGFRGEALASIAAIAQVEIRTRRTEDELGTQLNTEGSKLIDQQPIQCPAGTNISVKNLFFNVPARRNFLKSTQIEIRHIIDEFIRVAMVHPEIVFSFHHNEKMVFHLNNSNLKQRITGLFGSQYSNRLVPVEQETEKIKIYGFVGKPEFARKTRGEQFFFANNRFIKHPYLHHSVDAAFEELLTKNSFPSYFLFIEIDPKMIDINIHPSKTEVNFQDNKTLYALLRSAIRQALGKYNITPSLDFETERSLDFPEPPIGIQVNQPSIKINTDYNPFESRQKLAGTPREIRNYENWGKLYQGNINYKENFEQEISRGKQQTELDHLKADSSKVTNQKIFQIKQRFIVTFVASGIMVIDQSRAHERILFEEYMNVFEGQVSHSQQELFPETITFSSLDAAIIDEIKDDLKILGFEINALGKNAYVITGQPADLKDINIKDSLDRIIENYRKNLIDLNLNKRVNLVSALAANMAIKSGVNLQKEEMNAMIDKLFACKIPDVSPGGKAIFKVISIEEVEGLFN, from the coding sequence ATGTCGGATATCATAAGATTACTTCCTGATGCCGTTGCAAATCAAATTGCAGCAGGTGAGGTTATTCAACGACCTGCATCTGCCGTAAAAGAATTATTGGAAAATGCGATTGATTCGGGCGCATCAGTTATCAAACTAATCGTTAAAGATGCCGGTAAAGCGCTCATTCAGGTTATTGATAATGGTTGCGGTATGTCGGTTACCGATGCAAGAATGGCATTCGAGCGTCATGCAACCTCAAAAATTAAAACAGCAGATGATTTGTTTGCCATCCGAACTATGGGATTTAGAGGTGAAGCCCTTGCATCAATAGCAGCTATTGCACAAGTTGAAATACGAACCAGAAGAACTGAGGATGAGCTTGGCACCCAATTAAATACCGAGGGATCAAAACTAATTGACCAACAGCCTATTCAATGCCCTGCAGGAACAAACATTTCGGTTAAAAATTTATTTTTCAATGTACCTGCCCGAAGAAATTTTTTAAAATCGACCCAAATTGAAATTCGACATATTATTGATGAATTTATCAGGGTTGCCATGGTTCATCCTGAAATTGTTTTTTCTTTTCATCACAACGAAAAAATGGTTTTTCATCTGAATAATTCAAATTTAAAACAACGAATTACCGGATTATTTGGATCACAATATTCGAATCGGCTTGTACCGGTAGAACAAGAAACCGAAAAAATTAAAATCTATGGTTTTGTTGGAAAGCCAGAATTTGCACGCAAAACAAGAGGTGAACAGTTTTTCTTTGCCAATAATAGATTTATCAAACACCCATATTTGCACCACTCAGTTGATGCGGCTTTTGAGGAATTGCTCACAAAAAATAGCTTTCCAAGCTATTTTCTTTTTATCGAAATTGATCCAAAAATGATTGACATTAACATCCATCCCTCAAAAACAGAAGTCAATTTTCAGGACAATAAAACCTTGTATGCTCTACTTAGATCGGCTATAAGGCAAGCATTAGGCAAATACAACATTACGCCTTCACTCGATTTTGAAACCGAAAGGTCGCTAGATTTCCCTGAGCCACCAATAGGTATTCAGGTAAATCAACCCAGCATAAAAATAAATACTGATTATAATCCCTTTGAATCACGACAAAAATTGGCAGGAACGCCAAGAGAAATAAGAAATTATGAAAACTGGGGGAAACTTTATCAAGGGAACATCAATTATAAGGAAAATTTCGAACAGGAAATTAGTCGAGGTAAGCAGCAAACTGAACTTGATCATTTAAAGGCCGATTCGAGTAAAGTTACCAACCAAAAAATATTTCAGATCAAGCAACGTTTTATCGTGACATTTGTAGCATCAGGTATTATGGTAATTGATCAAAGTCGGGCACATGAGCGAATTCTGTTCGAGGAATATATGAACGTATTTGAAGGACAGGTTTCCCATTCGCAGCAAGAATTATTCCCCGAAACAATTACTTTTAGTTCGTTGGATGCTGCCATTATTGATGAAATTAAAGATGATTTAAAAATTTTGGGCTTTGAAATAAATGCATTAGGTAAGAATGCCTATGTAATTACAGGTCAGCCGGCTGACCTAAAGGACATAAACATCAAAGACAGTCTTGACAGGATTATTGAGAATTACCGAAAAAATCTGATTGATTTAAATCTTAATAAAAGGGTTAATTTAGTAAGTGCATTGGCAGCTAATATGGCTATCAAATCGGGAGTAAATCTTCAAAAAGAAGAAATGAATGCCATGATCGATAAATTATTTGCCTGCAAAATACCTGATGTTTCGCCCGGAGGGAAAGCAATATTTAAAGTAATTTCGATTGAAGAAGTTGAAGGATTGTTTAATTAA
- a CDS encoding rhomboid family intramembrane serine protease, whose translation MNYQQFRPTGFNILPPVVKNLLIINGLFFLGTITFQNVFHTDLSKHLGLHYFESEQFNPFQLVTYMFMHGGMSHIFFNMFALWMFGKTLEEVWGPKRFLTYYMVTGIGAALIQMLVTFIRIQSIEAALSPDLIDIVYREGSSVIQQGMNYSNDAMAKLNAMINTPTVGASGAVFGLLLAFGMLFPNAVIYLYFAIPIKAKWFVMIYGAIELYSGVANNPADNVAHFAHLGGMIFGFFLIKYWKRN comes from the coding sequence ATGAATTATCAGCAGTTTAGGCCTACAGGATTTAATATTTTACCGCCTGTAGTAAAAAACTTATTAATTATAAATGGGCTTTTTTTTCTGGGCACCATTACTTTTCAAAATGTCTTTCATACTGATTTAAGTAAACATCTGGGTTTGCATTATTTTGAGTCTGAGCAATTCAATCCATTTCAATTGGTCACATACATGTTTATGCATGGTGGCATGAGCCATATTTTCTTTAATATGTTCGCATTGTGGATGTTCGGGAAAACATTGGAGGAAGTTTGGGGCCCAAAGCGATTCCTGACTTACTATATGGTTACGGGAATAGGAGCTGCCTTGATACAAATGCTTGTAACATTTATACGTATTCAATCCATTGAGGCTGCGCTAAGCCCTGATTTGATCGATATTGTTTATAGAGAAGGAAGTAGCGTGATCCAGCAAGGAATGAATTATTCTAATGATGCGATGGCTAAATTAAACGCGATGATCAATACACCTACAGTTGGTGCATCAGGTGCGGTTTTCGGCTTATTGCTTGCTTTCGGAATGCTGTTCCCAAATGCAGTAATTTATCTTTATTTTGCCATTCCGATAAAAGCCAAATGGTTTGTGATGATTTATGGAGCGATAGAACTTTATTCCGGTGTTGCAAATAACCCGGCCGATAATGTTGCCCACTTTGCGCATTTAGGAGGCATGATTTTTGGTTTCTTCCTGATCAAATATTGGAAACGAAATTAG
- a CDS encoding rhomboid family intramembrane serine protease, whose translation MYINNSPIEEVKTFFKQRSLLSRLILINVAIFILASIINLFFWLTQSGNDIVGNHSSSLFITWFAVPSNVSELLLKPWTLLTYMFLQEKFFHLFFNMVMLYFGGRIFSEYLTSAKLLSVYVWGGLFGALLFVFTYNFFPVFQREVLFSVPLLGSSAAVIAILVAIATHVPNYYVNLIIVGRVRLKHLAVFFIIIDVLSIQKGNAGGHISHLGGAIWGFAYIWLTKNGFAMNWNFLKMPKFFYASKPRKSYSNPNYSKRPVTDEEFNRAKIKQQKEIDLILEKISKSGYSSLTSKEKELLFKSSNK comes from the coding sequence ATGTATATAAATAATAGCCCGATTGAGGAGGTTAAAACTTTTTTTAAGCAGCGGTCCTTACTTTCACGTCTGATCTTAATTAATGTTGCAATTTTCATTTTAGCCAGCATTATTAATTTGTTTTTTTGGCTAACTCAATCAGGTAATGATATTGTCGGAAACCATAGTAGTTCTCTGTTTATTACATGGTTCGCCGTTCCTTCAAATGTAAGCGAACTCTTGCTCAAACCATGGACATTGCTAACTTATATGTTTCTTCAGGAAAAATTTTTCCATTTATTTTTCAACATGGTGATGTTATACTTTGGCGGAAGAATATTTTCTGAATATTTGACTTCCGCAAAATTGCTCAGTGTTTATGTTTGGGGAGGTCTCTTCGGAGCATTATTATTTGTTTTTACCTATAATTTCTTTCCCGTTTTCCAAAGGGAAGTGCTCTTTTCAGTTCCTTTACTTGGGTCCTCTGCCGCAGTTATTGCCATTTTGGTTGCCATTGCCACCCACGTTCCGAATTATTATGTAAACCTGATAATAGTAGGCAGAGTTCGATTAAAACATTTAGCCGTTTTCTTTATTATCATCGATGTTTTGAGCATTCAAAAAGGCAATGCAGGTGGCCACATTTCGCATTTAGGGGGTGCTATATGGGGTTTTGCCTATATTTGGTTAACAAAAAATGGTTTTGCGATGAACTGGAACTTTCTTAAAATGCCTAAATTCTTTTACGCTAGTAAGCCTCGAAAATCATACAGCAATCCGAATTACAGTAAACGCCCGGTAACTGATGAAGAATTTAACAGAGCTAAAATCAAACAACAAAAAGAAATCGACCTTATCCTTGAAAAAATATCCAAATCAGGATATAGCAGCCTGACCTCAAAAGAAAAAGAGTTATTGTTCAAAAGCAGTAACAAATAG
- a CDS encoding endonuclease/exonuclease/phosphatase family protein, with protein sequence MKGKPQPENYILRYLLYLNYIFIILLGLSYLSIYINPVDFWAISIFGMAYPLLIITNLLFIILWIGFRRSYFLISLTAILIGFNLIGKFIQFSFVGKQAGPIESISLLSYNVHNFSQKSSKGVFDKEIQHEIFNFIESQNSDIVCLQEFNYIGENIYASHAQLKQQLGSNNYYFESYFNPKKNKVFGMATFSKFPIINSGNLDLAETRKFGTFIDVIRADDTIRIYNIHLESISLNYVDYAFVSGISTGDSIQKPNTGLLLNKLRKALINRTKQVIVLKNHISHSPYPVILCGDFNELSCSYNYRYLSAGMHDAFVDSGIGIGKTFASILPAFRIDYILFDPHFKSFDYEEIKINLSDHYPIKTKLNLK encoded by the coding sequence GTGAAAGGAAAACCACAACCGGAAAATTACATTTTAAGATATTTACTCTATCTGAACTATATCTTTATTATACTTCTCGGACTATCTTATTTGTCAATTTATATCAATCCTGTTGATTTTTGGGCAATATCCATTTTTGGGATGGCCTATCCTTTACTCATCATTACAAATCTGCTTTTTATCATTTTATGGATTGGTTTCAGACGAAGTTATTTTCTAATTTCTTTGACTGCAATTTTAATCGGGTTTAATTTGATCGGAAAATTTATTCAGTTTAGTTTCGTCGGGAAGCAAGCCGGACCAATTGAATCAATCTCATTATTATCTTATAATGTCCATAATTTTTCACAGAAGTCGAGCAAAGGTGTTTTTGATAAAGAAATCCAGCATGAGATTTTTAATTTTATTGAATCCCAAAATAGTGACATCGTATGCTTACAGGAGTTTAACTATATTGGTGAAAATATTTATGCTTCGCATGCCCAATTAAAACAACAACTGGGATCGAACAATTACTATTTTGAGAGCTATTTCAATCCCAAAAAAAACAAAGTATTTGGAATGGCAACTTTCAGCAAGTTTCCCATCATAAATTCGGGAAACCTTGACTTGGCAGAAACAAGAAAATTTGGCACTTTCATCGATGTTATACGCGCAGATGATACCATCAGGATTTATAACATTCATCTGGAATCAATCAGTCTTAATTACGTTGACTATGCTTTTGTTTCAGGAATTAGCACCGGTGATAGCATACAAAAACCCAATACCGGTTTATTGCTTAATAAATTACGTAAAGCATTGATTAACCGCACCAAACAAGTTATAGTTTTAAAAAACCATATCTCACACTCTCCTTATCCTGTGATTTTATGTGGAGATTTCAACGAATTGTCCTGCTCTTATAATTATAGATATCTCTCTGCCGGAATGCATGATGCTTTTGTTGATAGTGGCATTGGAATTGGAAAAACTTTTGCAAGCATTTTACCGGCATTCCGTATTGATTATATTCTTTTTGATCCGCATTTTAAATCTTTCGATTATGAGGAAATCAAAATTAATTTATCCGATCATTATCCCATAAAAACCAAATTAAATTTGAAATAA